In one window of Gudongella oleilytica DNA:
- a CDS encoding TetR/AcrR family transcriptional regulator: protein MSKIGDIRKREIIEAAIEVFGEKGFHRSKMGEIAVKTGIGKGTIYEYFSSKKELFEEMFKFIVDGYFKGAKEIFDGTESVKSRLIKFSTYHGRFMWSHYELAENTLKGSEPVSEGMKVYLWGKKKELFESIKGMLEDGIQKKELKEGSNSDEVICMLIGSISQAYAHGFHKGIKDPDKVDPEPMIELLFRGIGRDNKQ from the coding sequence ATGAGTAAAATTGGAGATATCAGGAAAAGAGAGATAATTGAAGCTGCAATAGAGGTGTTTGGGGAAAAAGGGTTTCATAGGTCAAAGATGGGTGAAATTGCAGTAAAGACTGGGATTGGAAAGGGCACCATATACGAGTATTTCAGCAGCAAAAAAGAGCTATTCGAGGAAATGTTCAAGTTCATAGTTGATGGTTACTTCAAAGGTGCAAAGGAAATATTCGACGGCACTGAGTCTGTTAAGAGCAGACTAATAAAGTTTTCAACCTATCATGGCAGATTCATGTGGTCACATTATGAGCTTGCTGAAAATACTCTCAAAGGTTCAGAGCCTGTTTCTGAAGGGATGAAAGTCTATCTTTGGGGTAAGAAAAAAGAATTATTTGAAAGTATTAAAGGTATGCTCGAGGATGGTATACAAAAAAAAGAACTAAAAGAAGGATCAAATAGTGATGAAGTTATATGTATGCTCATTGGTTCGATCAGCCAAGCATATGCTCACGGCTTTCATAAGGGCATCAAGGACCCGGATAAGGTCGACCCTGAGCCAATGATCGAGTTATTGTTTAGGGGAATAGGGAGAGATAATAAACAATGA